The DNA region GGCGCCTGCTCGACATGGGCACGGGCACCGGGATCGGTGCCGTCGCCGCGGCGCAACTCGGGTACGAGGTGGTCGCCGTGGACGTGAACCCCGACGCCGTGCGATGTGCGCGAATCAACGCGCTGCAGCACCGCGTGGAGGACCGGGTGCGTGCCGTCGAAGGCGACCTGTTCGCGCCGCTCGACGGGGAGCGGTTCGACGTGGTGCTCTTCAATCCGCCCTTCTTCGACGGAGCGCCGCGCTCGACCCTCGATCGCGCGTGGCGGAGCGTCGACGTGCCCGAACGGTTCGGCGCCGGATTGCCGGGCGCCCTGGCCCCGGGCGGGGTGGGCCTCGTCATCGTCTCGAGCCATGGCGGCCGCGAGCGGACCGAAGGCGCGTTGCGGCAGGCGGGCCTGCACGTCGACGCGTTTCTGGTGGAGGATCTCGGCTACGAGGTCGTCACCGTGCTCGCGGCGCGAGCCGAGGGGAGCGCCGCATGAGCAGGCCACGCGTGCTCCTGGTCAACCCCCGGATGTGCTCCCGCCGGAGCATGCGCCTGCCGTTGTCGTTGCTGTCGCTCGCCGCCGTGCTCGACGGGCGGTACGAGTACGAGATCCTCGACGGCAACCGCATCGGCGATCTCGACGCGGCCATCGCGGCCGCGCTGCAGCGGTCGCCGCGTGCCGTGGCCGCCGTCAGCGTGATGCCCGGGCCGCAGGTGGCGCCGGCGATCGCCGCGAGCGTGGCCATCCGCGCCCGGCGGCCCGACGTGCCGATCGTCTGGGGCGGGTACTTCCCGAGCCTCTACGCCGACGCTGCCATCAACGCGCCGTACGTGGATCACGTGGTGCGTGGCGCCGGCGAGGACACGCTCCTCGACCTGCTGGCGGTGTTGCCCGAGGCCGGCGGCGGCACGCCGTCGCCAGCCGTGGCGTCCGGCCTGGCCGGCATCGCGGGGCTCACGTGGAAGGGCGACGGCCGCGTGGTGCACAACGCGGCGCGCGCCTTCGTCGACCCCGATGCGCGCCCTCCGCTCCCGTACCACCGGCTCGAGGGCGTCCGCGAGTACCTGCGGCCCACGTACATGGGGGCGAGGACGGCGGTGCACCAGGCCGCCATCGGCTGTCGTTACCGCTGCAGTTTCTGCGGCGTCGTGTCGGTCTACAACGGGTTGACGCGGCTCGGCGGCGCGGCGCGGCTCGAGTCGGCCCTCGACACCCTTCGCGACGGCCTCGGCGCCGACGCGGTGCAGTTCTACGACAACAACTTCTTCGACAGCGAGGACGCCTCGATTGCGCTGCTCGAGGTGCTGGCGCGCGCCCGCCTGCCCTGGTGGTGCTACGCGCGGGCCGACACCATGGCGAAGTTCTCGGCGGCCACCTGGGGGCTGGTGCAGCGCAGCGGCCTCCGCATGGCCTACATCGGCGCCGAGGCGGGGAGCGACGCCGTCCTCCGGTCGATGAAGAAGGGCACGCGGGTCGAGCACACGCTGGAGGTTGCGGCGCGCTGCCGCGAGGCCGGCGTGGTGCCCGAGTTCTCGTTCGTGCTCGGCGGCCCCGACGACCCGGAAGCCGAGATCGAGCGCACCTTCACCTTCATCAGGCAGGTCAAGGCGCTCCATCCGCGCTGCGAGGTGATCCTCTACTTCTACAGTCCGACGCCGCAGCGCGACCGCGCCTGGGCCGATCGTGACGTCGCGCTGCTCCCCAGCCTGGCCAGCTACGGACCCGACGGCCCGCCGCTGCCGACGACGCCCGAGGAGTGGACGCAACCCGAGTGGATCCGCTACGTGTGCCACCAGGACGCGCCGTGGCTCACGCCCCGGATGCGGCGACGCGTCAGGGACTTCGCGCAGGTCCTGGGGTGCCGGTTCCCGACCGTGCAGGACCACCGCACGCCGGCCTGGGGCCGCGCGGTGCTCGCGGCGTTGGCGTCGTGGCGCTACGCGGGTCGGATCTACGGCCGCCCGGTCGAGCTCGAGCTGGCGCGCCGGCTCATTCCCCTGAAGCGGCCGGAGGTCGAGGGCCTGTGAGCCGGTCGAGCGCGCTGCGCACGTGCGTGCCCACCGCGCCGACAGCCGTCGCCTCGGCGCCGGACCCGAGGGCCACGCGGCCCGCCACCGCCTCGCGCAGGCGCCGCACCACGTGACGCGTCCCGGCCAGGCGCCACTCGCCGACGGCGGTTCGCCAACGCAAGGCGTCGCCTTCCATGACCCCGGGACGGGAGCGGATGGCGCGCTGCAGGCGAGCCGGCGGCGCCACGTCTGCCAACGCCACGAGTAACGACGGCGAGACGAGTCCGGGCACGTCGCGCTCGGCCAGGGTGGCGACCGCCCATGCCTCGACCGGCAGGTGCGCGCGCAGCGACGCGCGCGTCGAGTCGTCGGCGCCGAGGTGGCGCAGGTCGAGCAGCTGCGACACGCGCAGGCCCCGGCTGACCATCGCGGCCGCGCCGTGGAGCACGAGATGCAGCGCCAGCGCACCGGCCGACGGGGCGCGCAGCGAGAGGCCGTCCACCCGCGACGGCTGCAGGCCCTGGCGGTACGCGGTCGTCACGTCCCGCGCCACACCGAAGACGACCTCGCTGATGCGCGTGTGGACCTCGACGGGGCGAGGGTGATCCGGATGATCGCCGGCGGCGTCGGCGGGTCCGGCCCCGGCGGGCATGTACATGGCGTGCCGATCGACGTCGATGCACGCGTACCCGAGGCTGCGGAGCAGCGCGTCCCATCGCGCGGCGTCGTCGGGATCGACGAGCAGGTCGATGTCGGCCGAGGGGCGCCGCTCGGGATGGGCGTCCGCCGCGAGCCGCAGCCACGTGCCCTTGAGCGGCGACCACGACAGGTCCTCCGCGGCGGCCGCGTGCGCGATGGCGCCGAGGTCGGACCGCAGGCGCGTGCTGCGCTGCGCGATGCGCGTGGCCTCGAGCTCGAGCGCGTCGAGCGTCGCGGCGGTCCACACGCCGGTGGCCTGGCCGAGCAGGGGCTGCAGGTGGCCGGCGACGCCCTGGCAGCGCACGGCGAACAGCAGGTCGTCCTCGGTGGCGCGCGACTCGGCCAGGGCCGTCGCGACCGGCGCGATGGTCGCGTGCAGCACCGCGCGTCCGAGCGCACGAGACAACGCGCGGAAGGCGGGTCGGGCCATGCGGCGCTCGAGGGCCGCGCGCGCCCGCCAGTCGAAGTGCATGCGGCGCATTCTCGCACGCACGGCGTGAGGCCGCCCCTCAGCGCCGCGCGAGCCGACTGCGCCA from Luteitalea sp. TBR-22 includes:
- a CDS encoding nucleotidyltransferase family protein, with translation MHFDWRARAALERRMARPAFRALSRALGRAVLHATIAPVATALAESRATEDDLLFAVRCQGVAGHLQPLLGQATGVWTAATLDALELEATRIAQRSTRLRSDLGAIAHAAAAEDLSWSPLKGTWLRLAADAHPERRPSADIDLLVDPDDAARWDALLRSLGYACIDVDRHAMYMPAGAGPADAAGDHPDHPRPVEVHTRISEVVFGVARDVTTAYRQGLQPSRVDGLSLRAPSAGALALHLVLHGAAAMVSRGLRVSQLLDLRHLGADDSTRASLRAHLPVEAWAVATLAERDVPGLVSPSLLVALADVAPPARLQRAIRSRPGVMEGDALRWRTAVGEWRLAGTRHVVRRLREAVAGRVALGSGAEATAVGAVGTHVRSALDRLTGPRPPAASGE
- a CDS encoding methyltransferase; amino-acid sequence: MNAWRRLAVRAALPVRRHFLRKRLGRLVCEEVEGISLVVLPTVFNAAVFGSSDVLVRALRAHARVSGGPRGRLLDMGTGTGIGAVAAAQLGYEVVAVDVNPDAVRCARINALQHRVEDRVRAVEGDLFAPLDGERFDVVLFNPPFFDGAPRSTLDRAWRSVDVPERFGAGLPGALAPGGVGLVIVSSHGGRERTEGALRQAGLHVDAFLVEDLGYEVVTVLAARAEGSAA
- a CDS encoding B12-binding domain-containing radical SAM protein — translated: MSRPRVLLVNPRMCSRRSMRLPLSLLSLAAVLDGRYEYEILDGNRIGDLDAAIAAALQRSPRAVAAVSVMPGPQVAPAIAASVAIRARRPDVPIVWGGYFPSLYADAAINAPYVDHVVRGAGEDTLLDLLAVLPEAGGGTPSPAVASGLAGIAGLTWKGDGRVVHNAARAFVDPDARPPLPYHRLEGVREYLRPTYMGARTAVHQAAIGCRYRCSFCGVVSVYNGLTRLGGAARLESALDTLRDGLGADAVQFYDNNFFDSEDASIALLEVLARARLPWWCYARADTMAKFSAATWGLVQRSGLRMAYIGAEAGSDAVLRSMKKGTRVEHTLEVAARCREAGVVPEFSFVLGGPDDPEAEIERTFTFIRQVKALHPRCEVILYFYSPTPQRDRAWADRDVALLPSLASYGPDGPPLPTTPEEWTQPEWIRYVCHQDAPWLTPRMRRRVRDFAQVLGCRFPTVQDHRTPAWGRAVLAALASWRYAGRIYGRPVELELARRLIPLKRPEVEGL